One region of Ferrovum sp. JA12 genomic DNA includes:
- a CDS encoding YggT family protein → MHSIESIIEIALTLLTVLAVLRFLMIYFASPWRHPIGQWCYKLTEFAVNPLKKIFPKSPRFDYASLFWAYLLDIVLVTLNMIGFSQIHLTQFIYALPFVIFMAMIAVIKQAIYILMTSVFVYAVLSWMSPSNELMPLARSLTAPFLTPVRRILPPLGQLDLSPVVLMIIYQLTITILIGALEMLIEQLL, encoded by the coding sequence ATGCATTCTATTGAGTCTATTATTGAGATTGCTCTCACTTTATTAACCGTCTTAGCGGTACTTCGTTTTCTGATGATTTATTTCGCTTCACCTTGGCGCCATCCTATCGGACAGTGGTGTTATAAATTAACAGAGTTTGCTGTCAATCCCTTAAAGAAAATCTTTCCCAAATCGCCGCGCTTTGATTACGCCAGTTTGTTTTGGGCTTATCTGTTGGACATCGTACTTGTCACGCTCAACATGATTGGTTTTAGTCAGATTCATTTGACACAATTTATCTATGCGTTACCTTTTGTTATTTTTATGGCCATGATTGCTGTAATAAAACAAGCAATTTATATTTTAATGACCAGTGTGTTTGTTTATGCTGTATTGAGTTGGATGAGTCCCAGTAATGAGCTGATGCCCTTAGCGCGATCATTAACCGCCCCATTTTTAACGCCAGTTAGAAGAATTCTTCCTCCTCTAGGTCAACTGGACTTATCCCCCGTTGTACTGATGATCATTTATCAACTAACCATTACTATTTTAATTGGAGCCTTAGAAATGCTCATAGAGCAATTACTGTAA
- the proC gene encoding pyrroline-5-carboxylate reductase: MTIAFIGGGNMARALIEGLIRHGQAVEDIQVIDINPAVAQALEQELSLTVLQSCDQLNLEQISTLVFAVKPQQLPSLAKGLGRLPKQLRVISIAAGVTTHALSQWLKGHNNIVRAMPNTPALIGEGISGLYATSGVNQEDKLGAQSLLSAVGSVIWVDHETDLDAVTAVSGSGPAYFFWMMEEMQNIAQSLGLPQEIAQKLVLQTALGATKLASQSPDTLPVLREKVTSKGGTTEAALTILNQEHVAELLEKAILAARQKAEELGRTLSQQ, from the coding sequence GTGACCATAGCTTTTATTGGTGGAGGCAATATGGCAAGAGCCTTAATTGAAGGGTTGATTCGCCATGGCCAAGCGGTAGAAGACATTCAGGTAATAGACATTAATCCAGCTGTTGCTCAGGCTTTAGAGCAAGAGTTGTCCTTAACGGTTCTACAATCCTGTGATCAACTCAACCTTGAGCAGATCAGCACCTTGGTGTTTGCTGTTAAACCACAGCAATTGCCTAGTCTTGCTAAGGGGCTAGGGAGGCTACCCAAACAGTTAAGAGTTATCAGTATTGCCGCTGGAGTGACCACTCATGCTCTATCACAATGGTTAAAGGGGCATAATAACATCGTGCGTGCCATGCCCAATACCCCAGCATTAATTGGTGAGGGGATATCGGGTTTATATGCAACCTCCGGAGTCAATCAAGAAGATAAACTGGGTGCTCAGTCACTTCTTTCAGCGGTGGGCTCCGTCATTTGGGTGGATCATGAAACGGATTTAGATGCTGTCACAGCAGTCTCTGGTAGTGGCCCGGCTTATTTCTTTTGGATGATGGAAGAAATGCAAAACATCGCTCAGAGTCTTGGTTTACCTCAAGAGATCGCACAAAAACTAGTATTACAAACGGCCTTAGGCGCCACCAAGCTCGCCTCGCAATCCCCTGACACCCTGCCAGTGCTAAGAGAGAAAGTGACCTCTAAAGGAGGAACCACTGAAGCGGCTTTAACGATATTAAATCAAGAGCATGTGGCAGAATTACTAGAAAAAGCTATCTTGGCAGCACGTCAAAAAGCAGAAGAGTTAGGACGTACGCTCAGTCAACAATAA
- a CDS encoding YggS family pyridoxal phosphate-dependent enzyme — translation MSIQHSILQLTLGQRIDSIRNTIQELKVDNEVTLVAVSKTQPASLIAEAFQEGVTHFGENYLQEALTKQNTLKHLPIIWHFIGPIQSNKTALIAQQFDWVDSVDRQKIAQRLSEARLLSGKTPLSVCIQVNISHELSKSGVDEKELPQLAHCVSLCRGLQLRGLMAIPDPRLSDTELRMQFRKMKDWFDQLRQQYSSMDTLSMGMTQDYLMAISEGATQVRVGTGIFGVREK, via the coding sequence ATGAGCATACAGCACTCTATTTTACAACTAACCCTAGGGCAACGAATAGACTCAATTAGGAATACTATACAAGAGCTTAAGGTGGACAATGAGGTTACTTTGGTGGCGGTCAGTAAAACTCAGCCAGCCAGTTTGATTGCAGAAGCCTTTCAAGAAGGAGTCACTCATTTTGGTGAGAATTATTTACAAGAAGCTCTAACCAAACAGAATACACTAAAGCATCTACCTATTATTTGGCATTTCATCGGACCTATTCAGAGTAATAAAACCGCCTTGATTGCTCAGCAATTTGACTGGGTGGACAGTGTGGATCGTCAAAAAATTGCCCAACGTCTCTCAGAAGCGCGGTTACTTAGCGGTAAAACTCCCCTTTCCGTGTGTATACAGGTTAATATTAGTCATGAGTTGTCTAAATCTGGCGTGGATGAGAAGGAACTGCCTCAGTTGGCTCATTGTGTCAGTTTGTGCCGAGGCTTGCAATTAAGAGGGTTAATGGCTATCCCAGACCCTAGACTCTCCGATACCGAACTGAGGATGCAATTTAGAAAAATGAAAGATTGGTTTGACCAACTTCGGCAGCAATACTCCAGCATGGATACGCTCTCTATGGGGATGACGCAGGATTATTTGATGGCCATCAGTGAGGGGGCTACCCAAGTGAGAGTGGGGACCGGTATTTTTGGAGTGAGGGAGAAATAA
- a CDS encoding gamma-butyrobetaine hydroxylase-like domain-containing protein: MAGLTPETPWPTDIILHQESRQLEIKFDDNSQYQFPIEYLRVYSPSAEVIGHGPGQEILQTGKRLVTIHEIVPVGHYAIKIHFSDGHDTGIYSWDYLKRLGVYHEDNWADYLNRLEAAGASRDQEVH; the protein is encoded by the coding sequence ATGGCAGGATTAACTCCGGAAACACCCTGGCCCACTGATATTATCCTTCATCAAGAAAGTCGACAACTGGAGATTAAGTTTGATGATAACAGCCAATATCAGTTTCCCATTGAATATTTAAGGGTCTATTCCCCCTCCGCTGAAGTGATTGGACATGGACCAGGACAAGAGATCTTACAAACGGGCAAGAGGCTGGTGACTATTCATGAAATAGTTCCAGTGGGGCATTACGCTATTAAAATCCATTTTAGTGATGGCCACGACACAGGTATCTATTCCTGGGATTACTTAAAACGCTTAGGTGTTTATCATGAAGACAACTGGGCGGACTATTTAAACCGACTGGAGGCTGCAGGAGCTAGTCGTGATCAAGAGGTTCATTAA
- the ubiE gene encoding bifunctional demethylmenaquinone methyltransferase/2-methoxy-6-polyprenyl-1,4-benzoquinol methylase UbiE, whose amino-acid sequence MNKTHFGFTEVDEQDKAKRVGAVFDSVAPSYDIMNDMMSLGLHRLWKYFTIQTAAIKPNERILDIASGSGDLALGFAKQLGPQGQVVMSDINGSMLERGRNRVLDQGSAIAAVQCDAESLPFPSHYFDCVSVAFGLRNMTHKDKALSEMTRILKPGGRLLVLEFSTIWAPLKPLYDLYSFKLLPKMGEIIAKDALSYQYLAESIRMHPDQQTLKTMMEQVGLSHVKWFNLTAGVVALHRGYKI is encoded by the coding sequence ATGAACAAAACACATTTTGGATTCACTGAAGTTGATGAACAGGACAAAGCAAAACGGGTCGGCGCTGTATTTGACTCAGTAGCCCCCTCCTATGACATCATGAATGACATGATGTCTTTGGGCTTACACCGTTTGTGGAAGTATTTCACCATTCAAACCGCCGCCATTAAACCCAATGAACGCATTCTTGATATTGCCTCAGGCAGCGGTGATCTAGCGCTAGGTTTCGCCAAACAACTCGGTCCTCAGGGACAGGTTGTGATGTCTGATATTAATGGCTCCATGTTAGAGCGAGGGCGTAATCGTGTATTAGATCAAGGCTCGGCTATAGCAGCTGTTCAATGTGACGCTGAAAGCTTACCCTTTCCTAGTCATTATTTTGATTGTGTGAGTGTGGCCTTCGGTTTACGTAATATGACCCATAAAGACAAAGCCCTGTCTGAAATGACTCGTATTTTAAAACCAGGTGGCCGTCTATTGGTTTTAGAATTCTCTACCATTTGGGCACCGCTTAAACCGCTCTATGATCTCTACTCATTTAAATTACTACCTAAAATGGGGGAAATCATTGCAAAAGACGCATTGAGTTATCAGTATTTAGCTGAATCCATTAGAATGCATCCTGATCAGCAAACGCTGAAGACAATGATGGAACAGGTTGGGTTATCTCATGTCAAATGGTTTAACTTAACAGCCGGAGTGGTAGCCCTTCATCGTGGTTATAAAATATAA
- a CDS encoding ubiquinone biosynthesis accessory factor UbiJ, with amino-acid sequence MIHSLLPVSLKEKLFNFTNRKLEQLLLSSPTSLSTLQPHHGKLIELTIAQWSSYLTIREEGLPQLVVEQDNTPDLSIVINGEDLAKIIQSSSSALHYMHIQGNSALASDLGFVAKHFRPDLEELLSHWVGDVFAYQLSELAKQSFSYGKSMLHFMQHSVSEYLTEEKQLLLGREEFQDWVHEVELLQRQLNNIENRFKHKL; translated from the coding sequence ATGATTCATTCACTCCTCCCTGTCTCGTTGAAAGAGAAACTGTTTAACTTCACTAACCGCAAACTTGAACAGTTACTACTTAGTTCACCTACCTCGTTAAGTACATTACAACCCCATCATGGTAAGTTGATCGAGCTAACTATTGCTCAATGGTCTAGTTACTTAACTATTCGTGAAGAGGGGTTACCGCAATTGGTAGTCGAACAGGACAATACTCCGGATTTGAGTATTGTGATAAATGGAGAAGATCTGGCTAAGATTATTCAATCATCCTCTAGCGCATTACACTATATGCATATTCAGGGTAACTCAGCGCTGGCCAGCGATTTAGGCTTTGTTGCAAAACACTTCAGACCCGACCTTGAAGAATTATTAAGTCATTGGGTGGGGGATGTATTCGCTTACCAGTTATCAGAATTGGCTAAGCAATCTTTTTCCTATGGGAAATCTATGCTTCATTTCATGCAACACAGCGTGTCGGAATATTTAACTGAAGAAAAACAGCTTTTGCTTGGACGAGAAGAGTTTCAGGACTGGGTTCATGAAGTCGAACTATTACAGCGACAACTAAATAATATTGAGAATCGTTTTAAGCATAAATTATGA
- the ubiB gene encoding ubiquinone biosynthesis regulatory protein kinase UbiB, whose protein sequence is MRLFRVFKILSVFFRYGLDEFFFYRHQNGLLNQLVKYLFFWRQLSVPRGNRLRLALETLGPIFVKFGQALSTRRDLLPPDIADELALLQDRVAPFPGLQAKKMLEEVYQKPLEQVFKTFDIEPVASASVAQVHFATLFSGEEVAVKLLRPRVHQMIARDVALLYTIAHLIERFIPASRRLHPIEVIQEFEKHLKDELDLMVEASNASQLRRNFADRRLLIIPEIYWDFCDASVMVMERMNGTPISQVNKLRSMGIDIPKLARDGVEIFFTQVFRDGFFHADMHPGNIQVAEDGRYIGLDFGIVGTLNKTDKNYLAQNFIAFFRRDYARVALAHIEAGWVPADTRPDEFESAIRSVCEPIFDKPLKDISFGKVLLRLFQVSRRFNMEVQPQLVLLQKTLLNVEGLGRDLDPELDLWKTAKPYLEKWMSEQVGVRGLLKAIKHEGGQWVGLIPELPRLIHHSLNQQHSNQFQTDIKAIQQQNQSLQRWLMVILFLMGLLIGGEVAQWVM, encoded by the coding sequence ATACGACTATTCAGGGTTTTTAAAATACTATCTGTTTTTTTTCGCTATGGACTTGATGAGTTTTTCTTTTACCGTCATCAAAACGGTCTGCTAAATCAACTCGTCAAATACTTATTTTTTTGGCGCCAGCTTTCTGTACCCCGTGGCAATCGCTTACGTTTAGCCCTGGAAACCTTAGGTCCCATTTTTGTTAAATTTGGACAAGCACTCTCCACCAGAAGAGACTTACTGCCTCCTGATATTGCCGATGAGTTAGCTTTATTGCAAGACAGGGTAGCGCCCTTCCCTGGCTTACAAGCCAAGAAAATGCTTGAGGAAGTGTATCAAAAACCCCTTGAACAAGTATTTAAAACCTTTGATATTGAACCTGTTGCTAGCGCCTCTGTGGCACAAGTTCATTTCGCTACTCTCTTTAGCGGTGAAGAGGTAGCGGTTAAATTATTGCGCCCCCGAGTACATCAAATGATTGCCCGTGATGTGGCGTTGCTCTATACCATTGCTCATTTAATTGAACGTTTCATTCCCGCCTCTCGACGACTTCATCCCATTGAAGTCATTCAAGAATTCGAAAAACATTTAAAAGATGAGCTGGATTTAATGGTTGAGGCGTCAAACGCCAGTCAATTACGGCGTAATTTCGCTGATCGTCGACTGCTCATTATTCCTGAGATCTATTGGGACTTTTGTGATGCCTCAGTGATGGTGATGGAACGTATGAATGGAACGCCCATCAGCCAAGTCAATAAATTAAGATCCATGGGTATAGATATCCCAAAGCTAGCTAGAGACGGGGTGGAGATATTTTTCACCCAAGTGTTTAGAGACGGTTTTTTTCATGCCGACATGCATCCTGGAAACATCCAAGTGGCCGAAGACGGCCGTTACATTGGACTGGATTTTGGGATTGTTGGAACCCTGAATAAAACCGATAAAAATTATTTAGCCCAGAACTTCATTGCATTCTTTCGCCGTGATTATGCACGGGTAGCCCTGGCACACATTGAAGCGGGGTGGGTCCCTGCGGATACGCGACCAGACGAATTTGAATCTGCCATTCGCTCAGTGTGTGAGCCTATTTTTGATAAGCCCCTAAAAGACATTTCTTTTGGTAAGGTACTTCTGCGTCTATTTCAAGTATCAAGACGCTTTAACATGGAAGTACAACCACAATTAGTTTTATTGCAAAAAACATTATTAAATGTTGAAGGACTGGGCAGAGATCTTGATCCGGAGTTAGACCTTTGGAAAACAGCTAAACCCTATTTAGAAAAGTGGATGAGCGAACAAGTGGGGGTGAGAGGTCTTCTTAAGGCCATTAAACATGAGGGGGGGCAATGGGTAGGACTCATTCCAGAGCTCCCACGCCTCATTCATCACAGTCTCAATCAACAACACTCAAATCAATTCCAAACTGATATAAAAGCTATTCAGCAACAAAACCAGAGTCTCCAAAGATGGTTAATGGTAATTCTTTTTCTCATGGGCTTACTGATAGGTGGTGAAGTGGCACAGTGGGTAATGTAA
- a CDS encoding ABC transporter ATP-binding protein translates to MLEVRNLKASYGQVQVLHDISLTVPKGKVVTLIGSNGAGKTTTMRAISGMIKPTSGKVELSGKNIAGLPSHKIAKLGLAHSPEGRKVFPTQSITDNLLLGAFTRLSIRGGRPKGDIASDLDRALDLFPRLRERQHQLAGTLSGGEQQMLAMARALMLNPDVLLLDEPSLGLAPILVDEVFHIIGRLKEQGITMLLVEQFAAAALAIADYGYVMENGKIAVHGPAKDLQNDPKVVAAYLGGGH, encoded by the coding sequence ATGTTAGAAGTTCGGAATTTGAAAGCTTCCTATGGTCAGGTTCAAGTTTTACATGACATTTCTTTAACTGTGCCTAAGGGTAAAGTGGTGACTTTAATTGGTTCAAACGGGGCTGGTAAAACCACTACCATGCGCGCAATCAGTGGCATGATCAAACCAACCTCAGGCAAGGTGGAGCTCTCAGGAAAGAATATTGCAGGTCTTCCTTCCCATAAAATTGCCAAGTTAGGTCTTGCGCACTCCCCAGAAGGAAGAAAAGTATTTCCAACTCAGTCCATTACAGACAATCTTTTGCTCGGTGCTTTTACTCGCTTATCTATTAGGGGCGGTAGACCTAAGGGAGATATTGCCAGTGATTTAGATCGTGCGTTGGATCTGTTTCCTCGGTTACGTGAGAGGCAGCACCAGCTGGCTGGTACTCTCTCAGGCGGCGAGCAACAAATGCTCGCTATGGCGCGAGCCCTGATGCTTAATCCAGATGTGTTACTTCTTGATGAGCCTTCATTAGGACTGGCACCTATTTTAGTGGACGAGGTATTTCATATCATTGGTCGCTTAAAAGAACAAGGAATCACTATGCTACTCGTCGAACAGTTTGCTGCAGCGGCCTTGGCTATTGCGGATTACGGCTATGTAATGGAAAATGGTAAAATTGCTGTACATGGCCCTGCTAAAGATTTACAGAATGATCCGAAAGTAGTTGCTGCCTATCTGGGCGGGGGACATTAA